A single window of Carassius gibelio isolate Cgi1373 ecotype wild population from Czech Republic chromosome A19, carGib1.2-hapl.c, whole genome shotgun sequence DNA harbors:
- the cap1 gene encoding adenylyl cyclase-associated protein 1, with the protein MAELVGLVQRLEVAVGRLEAMSSSGGGGGPAAATGVVSAYVEAYDKLLSGPVAQYTALSQKIGGDVQKHAELMKQAFSCQRQLLVTASSSQKPSDSVLTSLLAPVSKIIQEVQAFREKNRSSPLFNHLSAVSESVPALGWVAMAPKPGPYVKEMQDAAMFYTNRVLKDYKEKDKMHVEWVNAYVSIWTELQAYIKQHHTTGLSWSKTGPVASGGAPSGGAPAPPPPGPPPPPMDLDKSSSGGSGATSHNALFASINKGADITKGLKHVSDDQKTHKNPTLKAQGGPLPSGPKPFAARPTAAASPARTLPPVLELDGKKWKVENQEGAQGLVISDTELKQVVYTYKCNNSTLQVKGKINSITLDNCKKLGLVFDDVVGIVEVINCKDVKVQVMGKVPTISINKTDGCHVYLSKDSLSCEIISAKSSEMNVLVPNKDGEYTEIPVPEQFKTVWDGSKLVTTATEIAG; encoded by the exons ATGGCAGAGCTGGTGGGTCTAGTGCAGCGTCTGGAGGTGGCTGTGGGCCGTCTGGAGGCCATGTCTAGTTCTGGGGGTGGAGGCGGTCCTGCTGCTGCAACTGGAG TGGTGTCAGCGTATGTTGAAGCCTATGACAAATTGCTTTCTGGCCCTGTGGCTCAGTACACTGCTCTCAGTCAGAAGATAGGGGGTGATGTCCAGAAGCAT GCTGAGTTGATGAAGCAGGCCTTTTCCTGTCAAAGACAGCTTCTGGTCACTGCGTCCAGCTCTCAGAAACCTTCTGAT TCTGTCCTGACCTCTCTGCTGGCCCCCGTGTCTAAAATAATCCAGGAGGTGCAAGCGTTCCGTGAGAAGAACCGCTCCTCACCTCTCTTCAACCACCTCTCCGCTGTCAGCGAGAGCGTTCCCGCCCTCGGCTGGGTTGCCATG GCACCAAAGCCGGGTCCCTATGTGAAGGAGATGCAGGACGCTGCCATGTTTTACACGAATCGTGTACTCAAGGATTACAAGGAAAA AGATAAGATGCACGTGGAGTGGGTCAATGCCTATGTGTCCATTTGGACCGAGCTGCAGGCCTACATCAAGCAGCACCACACCACTGGACTGAGCTGGAGCAAGACT GGTCCGGTTGCCTCTGGAGGTGCCCCGAGTGGAGGAGCACCAGCCCCGCCTCCCCCAGGTCCTCCTCCACCCCCCATGGACTTGGACAAATCATCAAGTGGAGGCTCTGGAGCTACCAGTCACAATGCTCTTTTCGCCTCCATCAACAAGGGAGCAGATATCACTAAAG GACTGAAGCATGTGTCTGATGACCAGAAAACCCACAAGAATCCTACACTCAAAGCCCAAGGAGGTCCTTTGCCTTCTGGACCCAAACCCTTCGCTGCTCGGCCCACAGCAGCCGCCAGCCCGGCCCGCACTCTGCCCCCGGTGCTGGAGCTGGACGGCAAGAAATGGAAAGTG GAAAATCAGGAGGGTGCCCAAGGCCTTGTGATCAGTGACACAGAACTAAAGCAGGTGGTTTATACTTATAAGTGCAACAACAGCACTTTACAGGTGAAGGGGAAGATCAACTCCATTACTCTAG aTAACTGTAAGAAATTGGGTCTTGTCTTTGACGATGTTGTGGGTATTGTCGAGGTGATCAACTGCAAAGATGTTAAGGTCCAG GTTATGGGTAAGGTGCCAACCATCTCCATCAACAAGACGGATGGCTGCCATGTGTACCTGAGCAAGGACTCTCTGTCGTGTGAAATCATCAGCGCTAAGAGCTCCGAGATGAACGTGCTGGTGCCAAACAAAGATGGAGAATAT ACTGAGATCCCAGTCCCTGAACAATTCAAAACCGTATGGGACGGTAGCAAGCTGGTCACCACAGCAACCGAAATTGCAGGATAA
- the LOC127935681 gene encoding palmitoyl-protein thioesterase 1-like encodes MGLSAALRLFCVSGCLLLLCGSSWGNNASVPLVIWHGMGDSCCNPLSMGAIKKMVEEEVPGIYVLSLMIGKSVVQDTENSFFMDVNEQVSFVCDQLAQDPKLKGGYNAMGFSQGSQFLRAVVQRCPDPPMKNLISVGGQHQGVFGLPRCPGESSHICDWIRKMLNSGAYTDAVQKHLVQAQYWHDPLNDDLYKKHSLFLADINQERVVNETYKKNLMSLNKFVLVKFLQDTMVDPVDSEWFGFYKPGQAKELETLQESAIYTEDRLGLAEMDSAGKLVFLATDGDHLQFTQEWFNDNLLPYLR; translated from the exons ATGGGTTTATCAGCGGCTCTTCGCCTCTTCTGTGTGTCCGGGTGTCTGCTGCTGCTGTGTGGCTCGTCGTGGGGTAATAATGCGTCAGTCCCTCTGGTGATATGGCACGGCATGG GAGACAGTTGTTGCAATCCCCTAAGCATGGGTGCAATAAAGAAGATGGTGGAAGAGGAAGTCCCAGGAATATATGTGCTTTCCCTGATGATCGGCAAGTCTGTTGTACAG GACACTGAAAATAGCTTCTTCATGGATGTTAATGAGCAGGTATCTTTTGTATGTGATCAGCTGGCACAGGACCCTAAATTAAAGGGAGGCTACAATGCAATGGGCTTCTCCCAGGGGTCACAGTTTCT GCGAGCGGTTGTACAGCGTTGTCCAGATCCCCCAATGAAGAACCTCATCTCAGTTGGTGGACAGCATCAGG GAGTATTTGGTCTTCCACGATGCCCTGGTGAGAGCTCTCATATCTGTGACTGGATTCGCAAGATGTTAAACTCAGGAGCCTACACCGATGCAGTTCAAAAACA CTTGGTGCAGGCACAATACTGGCATGATCCCCTCAATGATGACTTGTATAAAAAGCACAGCCTCTTCCTTGCTGACATCAATCAGGAGCGG GTGGTGAATGAGACCTACAAGAAGAATCTCATGTCTCTGAATAAATTTGTTTTGGTTAAGTTCCTGCAGGACACTATGGTGGATCCTGTGGATTCTGAG TGGTTTGGCTTCTATAAACCTGGTCAAGCTAAAGAGCTGGAAACACTGCAGGAAAGTGCTATATATACAGAG GATCGCCTGGGTTTGGCAGAGATGGATTCAGCAGGGAAACTTGTGTTCCTCGCCACTGATGGAGATCACCTGCAGTTCACCCAAGAGTGGTTTAATGACAATTTACTTCCCTACCTACGCTAA
- the LOC127935680 gene encoding sialin-like isoform X1, producing MVLQEGYSINSTVDDQDCDTAPLLEKEIEKIKAHPKCCSVRCNLAAMMFFGFAVVYGLRVNLSVAMVAIVNGTLNQSSSNSNISNECPVPTHTLDNNSQSSEQPEGIPRYSWDSETQGMLLGAFFFGYLFTQIPGGYLSGRFGGSLFLGGGVLGTAVLTLLTPLSAQLGAKWLFALRALEGFGEGVTFPAMMAMWARWAPPLERARLMTFSSAGSSFGAFVALPLTGLICHSLGWPAVFYSCGGAGCLWAVFWFILVSDEPRTHPRISDGEKDYIINSLGSQGKPHGWSVPVLSMLFSVPLWAIIIPQMCSNWSYYTLLTSLPTYMDTVLHFDLQQNSFLSALPYLAGWLFSVGSGVLADNLLERELLSVTAVRKIFTFIGLFLPAVFLVAVGFTGCSGVLAVTFLTLSSALGGFSAAGVYINQIDIAPRYAGTLLGITNTFGTIPGVLAPIVVGYMTRDHSVTGWRHVFWLSAGVSAFGAIFYVIFGTGKIQSWARTDEESDTDIHT from the exons ATGGTACTACAAGAGGGTTACTCCATTAACTCAACCGTGGATGACCAGGACTGTGACACTGCACCACTTTTAGAGAAGGAAATTGAAAAAATCAAAG CGCATCCCAAATGCTGCTCTGTACGATGCAATCTGGCTGCTATGAtgttctttggctttgctgtggtctaTGGTCTACGTGTAAATCTCAGTGTTGCTATGGTTGCTATTGTTAATGGAACCCTTAACCAGTCGTCCTCCAATAGCAATATATCAAATGAGTGTCCAGTACCCACCCATACACTTGACAACAACAGCCAAAGTTCAGAACAGCCAGAAGGG ATTCCAAGATACTCATGGGATTCCGAGACGCAGGGAATGCTGCTCGGTGCTTTCTTTTTTGGATACCTGTTTACTCAGATCCCGGGAGGCTACCTATCAGGACGCTTTGGAGGAAGCCTGTTCCTTGGTGGTGGTGTGCTTGGAACAGCCGTCCTCACTCTCCTCACTCCACTGTCAGCACAACTTGGAGCCAAGTGGCTGTTTGCTTTGCGTGCACTGGAGGGATTTGGGGAG ggtGTGACTTTTCCTGCTATGATGGCGATGTGGGCCCGCTGGGCTCCTCCATTGGAGAGGGCTCGTTTGATGACGTTCTCAAGTGCAGGCTCTAGCTTTGGTGCCTTTGTGGCTCTTCCTCTCACTGGCCTCATCTGCCATAGTCTGGGGTGGCCAGCAGTCTTCTACTCCTGTG GTGGTGCAGGGTGCCTTTGGGCAGTGTTTTGGTTTATCTTGGTGTCAGATGAACCCCGAACTCACCCAAGAATTAGTGACGGAGAGAAAGATTACATAATTAACTCACTAGGTTCACAG ggcaaGCCTCATGGTTGGTCAGTGCCTGTATTATCTATGCTGTTCTCTGTGCCTCTTTGGGCCATAATCATCCCCCAGATGTGCTCTAACTGGTCTTATTACACTCTCCTCACCTCACTTCCTACCTACATGGACACTGTGCTCCACTTTGATTTGCAACAG aaTTCATTCCTGTCTGCTCTGCCTTATCTGGCTGGATGGCTTTTCTCAGTGGGCTCAGGTGTGCTGGCAGACAACCTCCTGGAGAGGGAGCTCCTAAGTGTCACAGCTGTCCGAAAAATCTTTACTTTCATTG GTTTGTTTCTTCCTGCTGTCTTCTTGGTCGCTGTAGGCTTCACTGGTTGTAGTGGTGTGTTGGCCGTGACTTTTCTCACTTTGTCCAGTGCACTCGGGGGTTTCAGTGCTGCTGGTGTCTACATTAACCAGATTGACATTGCTCCACG GTACGCAGGTACACTTCTAGGAATCACAAACACTTTTGGGACCATCCCTGGTGTTCTTGCACCAATTGTTGTGGGTTACATGACCAGAGAT CACTCAGTTACAGGATGGAGACATGTGTTCTGGTTGTCAGCAGGGGTGAGCGCCTTCGGAGCCATCTTTTACGTGATCTTTGGCACTGgaaagattcagagctgggcaagGACAGATGAGGAGTcagacacagacatacacacttaA
- the LOC127935680 gene encoding sialin-like isoform X2, protein MCLCVTAHPKCCSVRCNLAAMMFFGFAVVYGLRVNLSVAMVAIVNGTLNQSSSNSNISNECPVPTHTLDNNSQSSEQPEGIPRYSWDSETQGMLLGAFFFGYLFTQIPGGYLSGRFGGSLFLGGGVLGTAVLTLLTPLSAQLGAKWLFALRALEGFGEGVTFPAMMAMWARWAPPLERARLMTFSSAGSSFGAFVALPLTGLICHSLGWPAVFYSCGGAGCLWAVFWFILVSDEPRTHPRISDGEKDYIINSLGSQGKPHGWSVPVLSMLFSVPLWAIIIPQMCSNWSYYTLLTSLPTYMDTVLHFDLQQNSFLSALPYLAGWLFSVGSGVLADNLLERELLSVTAVRKIFTFIGLFLPAVFLVAVGFTGCSGVLAVTFLTLSSALGGFSAAGVYINQIDIAPRYAGTLLGITNTFGTIPGVLAPIVVGYMTRDHSVTGWRHVFWLSAGVSAFGAIFYVIFGTGKIQSWARTDEESDTDIHT, encoded by the exons atgtgtttatgtgtgacaGCGCATCCCAAATGCTGCTCTGTACGATGCAATCTGGCTGCTATGAtgttctttggctttgctgtggtctaTGGTCTACGTGTAAATCTCAGTGTTGCTATGGTTGCTATTGTTAATGGAACCCTTAACCAGTCGTCCTCCAATAGCAATATATCAAATGAGTGTCCAGTACCCACCCATACACTTGACAACAACAGCCAAAGTTCAGAACAGCCAGAAGGG ATTCCAAGATACTCATGGGATTCCGAGACGCAGGGAATGCTGCTCGGTGCTTTCTTTTTTGGATACCTGTTTACTCAGATCCCGGGAGGCTACCTATCAGGACGCTTTGGAGGAAGCCTGTTCCTTGGTGGTGGTGTGCTTGGAACAGCCGTCCTCACTCTCCTCACTCCACTGTCAGCACAACTTGGAGCCAAGTGGCTGTTTGCTTTGCGTGCACTGGAGGGATTTGGGGAG ggtGTGACTTTTCCTGCTATGATGGCGATGTGGGCCCGCTGGGCTCCTCCATTGGAGAGGGCTCGTTTGATGACGTTCTCAAGTGCAGGCTCTAGCTTTGGTGCCTTTGTGGCTCTTCCTCTCACTGGCCTCATCTGCCATAGTCTGGGGTGGCCAGCAGTCTTCTACTCCTGTG GTGGTGCAGGGTGCCTTTGGGCAGTGTTTTGGTTTATCTTGGTGTCAGATGAACCCCGAACTCACCCAAGAATTAGTGACGGAGAGAAAGATTACATAATTAACTCACTAGGTTCACAG ggcaaGCCTCATGGTTGGTCAGTGCCTGTATTATCTATGCTGTTCTCTGTGCCTCTTTGGGCCATAATCATCCCCCAGATGTGCTCTAACTGGTCTTATTACACTCTCCTCACCTCACTTCCTACCTACATGGACACTGTGCTCCACTTTGATTTGCAACAG aaTTCATTCCTGTCTGCTCTGCCTTATCTGGCTGGATGGCTTTTCTCAGTGGGCTCAGGTGTGCTGGCAGACAACCTCCTGGAGAGGGAGCTCCTAAGTGTCACAGCTGTCCGAAAAATCTTTACTTTCATTG GTTTGTTTCTTCCTGCTGTCTTCTTGGTCGCTGTAGGCTTCACTGGTTGTAGTGGTGTGTTGGCCGTGACTTTTCTCACTTTGTCCAGTGCACTCGGGGGTTTCAGTGCTGCTGGTGTCTACATTAACCAGATTGACATTGCTCCACG GTACGCAGGTACACTTCTAGGAATCACAAACACTTTTGGGACCATCCCTGGTGTTCTTGCACCAATTGTTGTGGGTTACATGACCAGAGAT CACTCAGTTACAGGATGGAGACATGTGTTCTGGTTGTCAGCAGGGGTGAGCGCCTTCGGAGCCATCTTTTACGTGATCTTTGGCACTGgaaagattcagagctgggcaagGACAGATGAGGAGTcagacacagacatacacacttaA
- the LOC127935901 gene encoding elongation factor 1-alpha has translation MGKEKTHINIVVIGHVDSGKSTTTGHLIYKCGGIDKRTIEKFEKEAAEMGKGSFKYAWVLDKLKAERERGITIDIALWKFETSKYYVTIIDAPGHRDFIKNMITGTSQADCAVLIVAGGVGEFEAGISKNGQTREHALLAFTLGVKQLIVGVNKMDSTEPPYSQARFEEITKEVSAYIKKIGYNPASVAFVPISGWHGDNMLEASSNMGWFKGWKIERKEGNASGVTLLDALDAILPPSRPTDKPLRLPLQDVYKIGGIGTVPVGRVETGVLKPGMVVTFAPANLTTEVKSVEMHHESLAEATPGDNVGFNVKNVSVKDIRRGNVAGDSKNDPPMEAGSFNAQVIILNHPGQISQGYAPVLDCHTAHIACKFAELKEKIDRRSGKKLEDNPKALKSGDAAIVEMIPGKPMCVESFSTYPPLGRFAVRDMRQTVAVGVIKSVEKKVGGSGKVTKSAQKAAKTK, from the exons ATGGGAAAGGAAAAGACCCACATCAACATCGTGGTTATTGGCCACGTCGACTCCGGAAAGTCCACCACCACCGGCCATTTGATCTACAAATGCGGTGGAATCGACAAGAGAACCATCGAGAAGTTCGAGAAGGAAGCTGCCGAG atgGGCAAGGGCTCCTTCAAGTATGCCTGGGTGTTGGACAAACTGAAGGCTGAGCGTGAACGTGGTATCACTATCGACATTGCTCTCTGGAAATTTGAGACCAGCAAATACTACGTCACCATCATTGATGCCCCTGGGCACAGAGACTTCATCAAGAACATGATCACTGGTACTTCTCAG GCTGACTGTGCCGTGCTGATTGTTGCCGGTGGTGTTGGTGAGTTTGAGGCTGGTATCTCGAAGAACGGACAGACCCGCGAGCATGCCCTCCTGGCTTTCACCCTGGGAGTCAAACAGCTTATTGTTGGAGTCAACAAGATGGACTCCACCGAGCCCCCTTACAGCCAGGCTCGTTTTGAGGAAATCACCAAGGAAGTCAGTGCTTACATCAAGAAGATCGGCTACAACCCTGCCAGTGTTGCCTTCGTCCCAATTTCTGGATGGCATGGGGACAACATGCTGGAGGCCAGCTCAAAT ATGGGCTGGTTCAAGGGATGGAAGATTGAGCGCAAGGAGGGTAATGCAAGTGGTGTCACTCTTCTTGATGCCCTGGATGCCATTTTGCCCCCTAGCCGTCCCACTGACAAGCCCCTCCGTCTGCCACTTCAGGATGTCTACAAAATTGGAG GTATTGGAACTGTGCCCGTGGGCCGTGTGGAGACTGGCGTCCTCAAGCCTGGTATGGTTGTGACCTTTGCCCCTGCCAACTTGACCACTGAGGTGAAGTCTGTTGAGATGCACCATGAATCTCTTGCTGAGGCCACTCCTGGTGACAACGTTGGCTTCAACGTTAAGAACGTGTCTGTCAAGGACATCCGCCGTGGTAACGTGGCTGGAGACAGCAAGAACGACCCCCCTATGGAGGCCGGCAGCTTCAACGCTCAG GTCATCATCCTGAACCACCCTGGTCAGATCTCTCAGGGCTATGCCCCAGTGCTGGACTGCCACACTGCTCACATCGCCTGCAAGTTTGCTGAGCTGAAGGAGAAGATTGATCGTCGTTCTGGCAAGAAGCTTGAGGACAACCCCAAGGCTCTCAAATCTGGAGATGCTGCCATTGTTGAAATGATCCCTGGCAAGCCCATGTGTGTGGAGAGCTTCTCTACCTACCCCCCTCTTG GTCGCTTTGCTGTTCGTGACATGAGGCAGACCGTAGCTGTTGGTGTCATCAAGAGCGTTGAGAAGAAAGTTGGTGGTTCTGGCAAGGTCACGAAGTCCGCACAGAAGGCTGCCAAGACCAAGTGA
- the LOC127934966 gene encoding elongation factor 1-alpha-like, with protein MGKGSFKYAWMLDKLKAERERGITIDISLWKFETSKYYVTIIDAPGHRDFIKNMITGTSQADCAVLIVAAGVGEFEAGISKNGQTREHALLAYTLGVKQLIVGVNKMDSTEPPYSQARFEEITKEVNAYIKKIGYNPATVAFVPISGWHGDNMLEPSSNVSICLTSVLSSIGTVPVGRVETGTLKAGMVVTFANVTTEVKSVEMHHESLAEALPGDNVGFNVKNVSVKDIRRGNVAGDSKNDPPMEAANFTAQVRYK; from the exons ATGGGCAAGGGCTCCTTCAAGTATGCCTGGATGTTGGACAAACTGAAGGCTGAGCGTGAGCGTGGTATCACCATTGATATTTCCCTCTGGAAATTTGAGACCAGCAAGTACTACGTCACCATCATTGATGCCCCCGGGCACAGAGACTTCATCAAGAACATGATCACTGGTACTTCCCAG GCTGACTGTGCTGTGCTGATTGTGGCTGCTGGAGTTGGTGAGTTTGAGGCTGGTATCTCTAAGAACGGACAGACCCGTGAACACGCCCTGCTTGCCTACACCCTGGGAGTCAAACAGCTTATTGTTGGAGTCAACAAGATGGACTCCACCGAGCCCCCTTACAGCCAGGCTCGTTTTGAGGAAATCACCAAGGAAGTCAATGCTTACATCAAGAAGATCGGCTACAACCCTGCCACTGTGGCCTTCGTCCCAATTTCTGGATGGCATGGGGACAACATGCTGGAGCCCAGCTCAAATGTCAGCATCTGCCTTACATCCGTTTTA AGCA gTATTGGAACTGTGCCTGTTGGACGTGTTGAGACTGGAACTCTGAAGGCTGGTATGGTTGTGACCTTTGCCAACGTGACCACTGAGGTCAAGTCTGTGGAGATGCACCATGAGTCTCTTGCTGAGGCTCTCCCCGGAGACAACGTTGGCTTCAACGTTAAGAACGTGTCTGTCAAGGACATCCGCCGTGGAAACGTGGCTGGAGACAGCAAGAACGACCCCCCTATGGAGGCTGCAAACTTCACAGCTCAGGTTAGATATAAATAA
- the LOC127934967 gene encoding cyclic GMP-AMP synthase — protein sequence MVPGKPMCVESFSQYPPLGRFAVRDMRQTVAVGVIKAVEKKVSTAGKIIFFRPGTGVLHSHTEKELMQFHGNKKTCCESHFNNVVKLCMWLLKCLIEGLKQQYPKELEPRVPTMGKQTSSMFLSDRVQDTLWSPGQLSVSFMKLFGYFERCALNGSLPHFFVREHNLFSPLAFPKRALVFLTNALREQRELALPVLKVPSSTSALVPVTDAVIHPISGTDSIVAYDSSFKHVYVCLLVVILCVGIKCVFQT from the exons ATGGTCCCTGGCAAGCCCATGTGTGTGGAGAGCTTCTCTCAGTACCCACCTCTGG GTCGTTTTGCTGTGCGTGACATGAGGCAGACTGTTGCTGTTGGTGTCATCAAGGCCGTTGAAAAGAAAGTCTCCACTGCTGGCAAG ATCATATTCTTCAGACCAGGAACTGG TGTCTTACATTCTCACACTGAAAAAGAACTGATGCAGTTTCATGGAAATAAAAAGACGTGTTGTGAGAGTCATTTCAATAAT GTTGT GAAACTTTGCATGTGGCTTCTGAAATGTCTGATTGAGGGGCTGAAGCAGCAGTATCCTAAAGAGCTTGAGCCTCGTGTTCCTACCATGGGAAAGCAGACTTCTTCTATGTTCCTTTCAGACAGAGTGCAAGATACCCTTTGGTCTCCAGGCCAGCTCTCTGTCTCCTTCATGAAGCTCTTTGGATACTTTGAGCGATGTGCTCTAAATGGTTCACTACCCCACTTCTTTGTTCGAGAACATAACCTTTTCTCCCCACTTGCATTTCCCAAGAGAGCTCTTGTATTTCTGACTAATGCTTTGAGGGAGCAAAGAGAACTGGCACTCCCTGTTTTGAAGGTACCAAGTTCTACCTCTGCTCTTGTTCCTGTCACTGATGCTGTGATTCACCCAATCAGTGGCACAGACAGCATTGTTGCTTATGACAGTTCTTTTAAGCATGTATATGTATGCTTACTGGTTGTTATTCTGTGTGTAGGAATCAAATGTGTATTTCAAACATGA